One genomic window of Polyangium aurulentum includes the following:
- a CDS encoding carboxymuconolactone decarboxylase family protein, protein MSDHYHDPEDLNLLKDLRTLAPTEFKGYVELNKIVGREDGAIPQKYRELIALAVSCTTQCPYCLDVHAKKAKEAGATREEVAEASLIAAALRAGAAVTHGLLALKLFDKA, encoded by the coding sequence ATGTCCGACCATTACCATGATCCCGAAGATCTGAACCTCCTCAAGGACCTGCGCACGCTCGCCCCCACCGAGTTCAAGGGCTACGTCGAGCTCAACAAGATCGTCGGTCGCGAGGACGGCGCGATCCCGCAGAAGTATCGCGAGCTCATCGCGCTCGCGGTGTCGTGCACGACGCAATGCCCCTATTGCCTCGACGTGCACGCGAAGAAGGCGAAGGAGGCGGGCGCCACGCGCGAGGAGGTCGCCGAGGCGAGCCTCATCGCCGCCGCCCTGCGCGCCGGCGCCGCCGTCACGCACGGGCTGCTCGCGCTCAAGCTGTTCGACAAGGCCTGA
- a CDS encoding cupin domain-containing protein, with product MSGNRRSPTPPAIDTTDLTARTGSGYPAPHHEPMQGRVKRVIGNALGLTNFGVNLVHLAPGAWSSQRHWHTREDEMIYVLEGEVTLITDAGEQVLEPGMAAGFPAGKPDGHHLVNRSDKVAVFLEIGDRKEDEHVYYSDIDLEVRVVDGRAVYTRKNGEPVER from the coding sequence ATGTCTGGCAATCGTCGATCCCCCACGCCCCCTGCGATCGATACCACGGATCTGACGGCTCGCACCGGCTCTGGATATCCCGCGCCCCATCATGAACCGATGCAAGGGCGGGTGAAGCGGGTGATCGGCAATGCCCTCGGCCTGACCAATTTCGGCGTGAACCTCGTGCACCTGGCCCCTGGGGCGTGGTCCTCGCAGCGCCACTGGCACACGCGCGAGGACGAGATGATCTACGTGCTCGAGGGCGAGGTCACGTTGATCACCGACGCCGGCGAGCAGGTGCTCGAGCCTGGAATGGCCGCGGGGTTTCCGGCCGGCAAGCCCGACGGGCATCACCTCGTGAATCGCTCGGACAAGGTGGCGGTCTTCCTCGAGATAGGCGACCGCAAGGAAGACGAGCACGTGTATTACAGCGATATCGACCTGGAGGTGCGCGTCGTGGATGGCCGGGCCGTCTACACGCGCAAGAACGGCGAGCCCGTGGAGCGGTGA